In Pelagibius sp. CAU 1746, the following proteins share a genomic window:
- a CDS encoding RidA family protein encodes MAGEVDARLAELGIDVPEAAAPVANYVGYVQTGNLVFISGQVPIKDGKFQYQGKLGESMSVEDAQAAARLCAINVIAQAKAACGGDLDRVARVVKLTGFVNSTGDFNDQPKVVNGASDFMVEVFGDKGRHSRAAVSAASLPAGVAVEVEAVVEIN; translated from the coding sequence ATGGCAGGAGAAGTGGACGCCCGGCTCGCCGAACTGGGGATCGATGTGCCGGAGGCCGCCGCCCCGGTCGCCAACTACGTCGGCTATGTGCAGACCGGAAACCTGGTTTTCATCTCCGGGCAGGTTCCCATCAAGGACGGCAAGTTCCAGTACCAGGGCAAGCTGGGCGAGAGCATGTCGGTGGAGGACGCCCAGGCGGCAGCGCGCCTTTGCGCCATTAACGTCATCGCCCAGGCCAAGGCCGCCTGCGGCGGCGATCTGGACCGGGTGGCGCGGGTGGTCAAACTGACCGGTTTCGTCAACTCGACCGGTGACTTCAACGACCAGCCGAAGGTGGTTAACGGCGCCTCCGACTTCATGGTGGAGGTCTTTGGCGACAAGGGCCGCCATTCCCGCGCCGCCGTCTCCGCCGCCTCCCTGCCCGCCGGCGTCGCCGTCGAGGTCGAGGCCGTGGTGGAAATCAACTAA
- a CDS encoding sensor histidine kinase, whose protein sequence is MKLRYLLLMLFGLVTVVPLVLFWAWPHAQSMSSELEDVRDRHLLIAQTLGLSLANYHRDAVATFRLVTSNLGAHGHLDGAEPLLQDLNFRNICAFDPGDRRIALRIDSFDNRCPERLSPETFEFFRSLVPAEGAAMSPVTMGPDGSPTIYLAMEHDGRLVVGALYTDLFVGLAQSIVFGRQGHAVIVDQTGRVLAHPHGAWRDEMHDLSGVAPVQAVLHGEAGVAIFDEPLMNTEMVAAYTRVEGIGWGVLVTQPIDELRDRAEQVSRSALIVVAIGVGVALLIGVLVAYYMTRPLRAVSQAARRMAAGNAEARTPVSEGALVPEEVRDLQTSFNVMAEAMERSKRDEHEARLRAEEANRSKSAFLANMSHELRTPLNAILGFSEVILAETFGKIGSARYQEYLQDIRVSARHLLSLINDLLDISRIEAGAVELNENWFPVVDALDESAAMFRENCANCGLDLAVESEAAGHVILADGRALRQILINLLSNAVRHTPAGGRIVVGARPVADGALDIFVADTGMGIPACDLERVLHPFEQVAGDRTLLQEGTGLGLSIVNQLVDLHGGRLKLESEVGRGTTVTFTLPPERVRRERSTKAEARTG, encoded by the coding sequence ATGAAGCTGCGATACCTTCTGTTGATGCTGTTCGGTCTGGTGACCGTGGTCCCGCTCGTGTTGTTCTGGGCCTGGCCCCACGCCCAATCGATGTCCAGCGAACTGGAAGACGTTCGTGACCGCCACCTGCTGATCGCGCAGACTCTGGGGCTTTCCCTGGCGAACTACCATCGCGACGCGGTGGCCACCTTCCGTCTTGTGACCAGCAACCTGGGCGCACACGGTCATCTGGACGGCGCGGAACCCCTGCTGCAGGATCTCAATTTTCGCAATATCTGCGCGTTCGATCCCGGTGACCGGCGGATTGCACTGCGCATCGACAGCTTCGATAACCGCTGCCCGGAGAGGCTGTCCCCCGAGACCTTCGAGTTTTTTCGCTCCCTCGTTCCGGCCGAGGGGGCCGCCATGAGCCCGGTAACGATGGGTCCCGACGGATCGCCGACCATCTACCTTGCGATGGAGCATGACGGCAGGCTGGTGGTGGGTGCGCTCTACACGGACCTCTTTGTCGGACTGGCGCAGAGCATCGTCTTCGGCCGGCAGGGACACGCCGTGATCGTCGACCAGACCGGGCGGGTGCTGGCGCATCCTCACGGCGCGTGGCGCGATGAGATGCACGACCTTTCCGGTGTGGCGCCGGTGCAGGCCGTCCTGCATGGCGAGGCCGGCGTCGCGATCTTCGACGAACCGCTGATGAATACGGAGATGGTGGCGGCGTACACGAGGGTCGAGGGGATCGGCTGGGGCGTTCTGGTGACGCAGCCGATCGATGAATTGCGCGACCGGGCGGAGCAGGTCAGCCGGTCGGCCTTGATCGTCGTCGCCATCGGCGTGGGGGTCGCATTGCTCATCGGAGTGCTGGTGGCTTACTACATGACGCGGCCCCTGCGTGCGGTTTCCCAGGCCGCCCGGCGCATGGCCGCCGGCAATGCCGAGGCGCGCACGCCGGTGAGTGAGGGCGCGTTGGTGCCGGAGGAGGTGCGCGACCTGCAAACCTCTTTCAACGTCATGGCCGAGGCGATGGAGCGCTCCAAGCGGGACGAGCACGAGGCGCGGCTGCGTGCAGAGGAGGCCAACCGCTCAAAATCCGCCTTTCTGGCGAACATGAGCCATGAGCTGCGCACGCCATTGAACGCCATCCTCGGCTTCTCCGAGGTGATCCTGGCGGAGACCTTCGGCAAGATCGGCTCGGCGCGCTATCAGGAATACCTGCAGGATATTCGCGTGTCGGCGCGTCACCTGCTTTCGCTCATCAACGATCTGCTGGATATCTCGCGCATCGAAGCCGGCGCCGTGGAGCTCAACGAAAACTGGTTCCCGGTGGTCGACGCGCTGGACGAGAGTGCCGCCATGTTCCGCGAGAACTGCGCCAACTGCGGGCTGGATCTCGCGGTCGAAAGCGAGGCCGCCGGACACGTCATCCTGGCCGACGGCCGGGCTCTGCGCCAGATCCTCATCAATCTGCTGTCCAACGCGGTGCGGCATACGCCGGCGGGCGGGCGTATCGTCGTCGGCGCCCGGCCGGTAGCCGATGGGGCGCTCGATATCTTCGTCGCCGATACCGGGATGGGCATCCCCGCGTGCGACTTGGAGCGCGTCCTGCATCCTTTCGAGCAGGTGGCGGGTGACAGGACGTTGCTGCAGGAGGGCACCGGCCTGGGCCTTTCCATCGTCAATCAGCTCGTCGACTTGCACGGCGGCAGGCTGAAGCTGGAGAGCGAAGTCGGCAGAGGGACCACGGTCACCTTCACCCTGCCGCCGGAGCGGGTGCGAAGGGAGCGCTCCACGAAGGCCGAAGCGCGCACCGGCTAG